The following are from one region of the Paenalkalicoccus suaedae genome:
- a CDS encoding response regulator transcription factor, which produces MTKHVLLAEDQQIVRQGLKMMIEESGEFHVAVEAANGIEAVEGVSSHIDVAVLDIRMPLMTGLEACKKLATAYPNLPILMLTTFDDDAYALEALESGAKGFMLKDADATKLITAMKKALEGGITIDEGIAGRIIPELMKQKRPKQIDVPLTKREKEIIELVGEGKTNQEIASHLFLSIGTVKNHITVILDKLELRDRTQLAIFAIRHYLV; this is translated from the coding sequence ATGACCAAACACGTGTTACTTGCGGAAGATCAGCAAATTGTCCGCCAAGGGCTAAAAATGATGATCGAGGAAAGCGGAGAATTTCATGTAGCAGTCGAAGCAGCGAATGGGATAGAAGCAGTGGAAGGAGTATCTTCTCACATTGACGTTGCTGTATTGGATATTCGCATGCCTCTCATGACAGGTCTTGAAGCCTGCAAAAAGCTAGCAACAGCCTATCCAAATCTCCCAATCCTCATGCTCACGACCTTCGATGATGATGCGTATGCACTCGAAGCACTCGAGAGCGGAGCAAAGGGCTTTATGCTCAAAGATGCCGATGCGACAAAGCTCATTACAGCGATGAAAAAAGCGCTCGAAGGTGGAATCACGATCGACGAAGGCATTGCAGGTAGAATTATTCCAGAGCTAATGAAGCAAAAACGACCAAAACAAATCGACGTCCCTCTAACGAAGCGAGAGAAGGAAATCATCGAATTAGTAGGAGAAGGTAAAACAAATCAAGAAATAGCCTCCCATTTATTTTTGTCTATCGGAACGGTCAAGAACCACATCACGGTCATCCTAGATAAACTGGAACTGCGCGATCGAACACAACTAGCTATTTTCGCCATTCGACACT